A single window of Longimicrobium sp. DNA harbors:
- a CDS encoding MMPL family transporter encodes MSSDSYLYRVLRGVAAHPWRTLLVLLVAVAPLAAAAGALRPDNSLAVWFVRDDPALRGYRDFVRRFGNDEVVAVAYHAPGDALAAEERAVQRRAADALRKVDGVDQVLSPGALADTIGTSEGARAYLRRAGLISRDGRTVVLLARISARPDIDAVRGRIMDDIRTGAIRTLGAERAPHYAGIGVVYDALNRQTIRDSGIYLGIAFAVMAVLLWLALRRWMAVAIAIVPPVVVSVMTMGLFTLTGRPFTQVTSILPMLVLVIGLSDAIHLISHYYTERRALAPGEPRREMVARASAWVALPNLFTALTTAAGFLALASSRMPAIRDLGLAAAAAMMIGWVLTLLVGTAALAIWDLQPPPERAAGGAIDRTLAALSKTIPRWRWQVLAGVAAVTAVLLVGASRVRADTFTLELLPAGHAARTDSRWIEQNSGFYTPLEFVVRPAAGRAVLDTAVLRRLGEWQRRVERRPDVARTFGVAELAAARRIAPGGGYLTDDGKEARITAFVPMTSTRRIASTLHALEAGGRSTLGGAATLHASGYLPLYLRIVDYVVSGTVWGLAISTVIVFAMVGVLLRSLPLTLAAIPTNLFPVALVFGIMGWTGIPLDIATATIGAIVLGISVDDTIHFLFRYREARAEGASREEAVGSTYRETGRAVVYASLVLALGFAVLATSASRSIASFGIVASVSIVGAALADLFLLPALLLLGRDRPATVR; translated from the coding sequence ATGTCCTCGGACTCCTACCTCTACCGCGTACTGCGCGGCGTCGCGGCGCATCCCTGGCGCACGCTGCTGGTGCTGCTGGTAGCGGTGGCGCCGCTGGCCGCGGCGGCGGGGGCGCTGCGGCCGGACAACAGCCTCGCCGTCTGGTTCGTGCGCGACGACCCGGCGCTACGCGGCTACCGCGATTTCGTGCGCCGCTTCGGCAACGACGAGGTGGTCGCCGTCGCGTACCACGCCCCAGGCGACGCGCTCGCGGCGGAGGAGCGCGCGGTGCAGCGCCGCGCCGCCGATGCGCTGCGGAAAGTGGACGGTGTGGACCAGGTGCTCTCCCCCGGCGCCCTGGCGGACACGATCGGGACGAGCGAGGGAGCCCGCGCCTACCTGCGCCGCGCCGGGCTGATCTCGCGGGATGGGCGGACGGTGGTGCTCCTGGCGCGCATCTCGGCGCGGCCGGACATCGACGCGGTGCGCGGGCGGATCATGGACGATATCCGCACGGGCGCCATTCGCACGCTGGGCGCGGAGCGGGCGCCGCACTACGCGGGGATCGGGGTGGTGTACGACGCGCTCAACCGGCAGACGATCCGCGACAGCGGCATCTACCTGGGGATCGCGTTCGCGGTGATGGCGGTCCTCCTCTGGCTCGCGCTGCGGCGGTGGATGGCGGTCGCCATCGCCATCGTGCCGCCGGTGGTGGTCTCGGTTATGACGATGGGGCTCTTCACCCTCACGGGGCGCCCCTTCACGCAGGTGACCTCCATCCTCCCCATGCTGGTGCTGGTGATCGGGCTCTCCGACGCCATCCACCTGATCTCCCACTACTACACGGAACGGCGCGCCCTCGCGCCCGGCGAGCCACGGCGCGAGATGGTGGCGCGCGCGTCGGCGTGGGTGGCGCTCCCCAACCTCTTCACCGCGCTGACCACGGCGGCGGGGTTCCTGGCGCTGGCCAGCTCGCGCATGCCCGCCATCCGTGACCTCGGCCTCGCCGCCGCCGCGGCCATGATGATCGGGTGGGTGCTGACGCTGCTGGTGGGCACCGCCGCGCTCGCCATCTGGGACCTCCAGCCGCCTCCGGAACGTGCGGCAGGGGGCGCGATCGACCGCACGCTGGCCGCGCTGTCGAAGACGATTCCGCGCTGGCGCTGGCAGGTGCTCGCGGGTGTCGCGGCGGTGACGGCGGTCCTGCTGGTGGGCGCGTCACGGGTGCGGGCGGACACCTTTACGCTCGAGCTCCTCCCGGCCGGCCACGCCGCGCGCACGGACAGCCGCTGGATCGAGCAGAACTCTGGCTTCTACACGCCGCTGGAGTTCGTCGTGCGGCCGGCGGCAGGCAGGGCGGTGCTGGATACGGCGGTGCTGCGGCGCCTGGGCGAGTGGCAGCGGCGGGTGGAACGGCGCCCGGACGTGGCGCGCACCTTTGGCGTGGCCGAGCTGGCGGCAGCGCGCCGCATAGCGCCGGGCGGCGGGTACCTGACCGACGACGGCAAGGAGGCGCGCATCACCGCCTTCGTGCCGATGACGAGCACGCGGCGCATTGCCAGCACGCTGCACGCGCTGGAAGCCGGGGGCCGCAGCACGCTCGGCGGCGCGGCGACGCTGCACGCATCCGGCTACCTGCCGCTCTACCTGCGCATCGTCGACTACGTGGTGAGCGGCACGGTCTGGGGGCTCGCGATCTCCACCGTGATCGTCTTCGCGATGGTGGGGGTGCTCCTCCGCTCCCTGCCGCTCACGCTGGCGGCGATCCCGACCAACCTCTTCCCCGTGGCGCTGGTGTTCGGGATCATGGGATGGACGGGGATACCGCTCGACATCGCCACCGCCACGATCGGCGCCATCGTGCTGGGGATCTCGGTGGATGACACCATCCACTTCCTCTTCCGCTATCGCGAAGCGCGCGCGGAGGGTGCGTCGCGCGAGGAAGCGGTCGGGAGCACGTACCGCGAGACGGGGCGCGCCGTCGTGTACGCATCGCTGGTGCTGGCGCTCGGGTTCGCGGTGCTCGCCACCTCCGCATCGCGCTCGATCGCGTCGTTCGGGATCGTCGCGTCGGTCTCCATCGTGGGCGCGGCGCTGGCCGACCTCTTCCTCCTCCCCGCCCTCCTCCTGCTGGGCCGCGACCGCCCCGCCACGGTTCGATGA